Within the Solibacillus silvestris genome, the region TTCTGCTAAATTGGCAAGATGTTTCGAACTTCCTGCCACCTCTTCCATTATACTGCTTGTTTGTTGAACAGAAGCGGATGTTTGTTCAATGCCCGCTGCAGATTCTTCAGATACTGATGCAATTTCTACAACAGAACTGTTCATCTCCTGTGTACTTGCTGAGATTTCTGATAAATTTTTTCCGATAGTTGTAATACTATTTACCATTTCAGTTACAGCAACACTAATTCCTTCGAAAGTTTCTCCCGTTGACTCAATTTGTGTTTTCCCGAGTTCGACTTCTTTATACCCAACTTTTAGTGAGTCAGACACAATAAAAGTTTCTTTTTGTATATTGTCTACAATTCCTGTGATATCTGTTACAGAATTGGATACTTGTTCAGCCAGTTTTCTTACCTCATCAGCAACTACTGCAAATCCTTTTCCATGTTCACCAGCCCTTGCAGCTTCAATAGCAGCATTTAAAGCAAGAAGATTTGTCTGATCGGCTACATCCTTAATGACGGTAACTAGATTAGATATTTCCTGTGATTGCTTATCCAACCCTGCAACCTTTTCGACGGATTCATTTACAATGGAATGAATTTTTTCCATCTGTTGAATCGATTGTTTCATTAACTCTGCTCCGTCACTGGTCATACTTAGAACGGCTTTTGAATTTCCTTCTATTCGTAACCCACTTTCATTTGCCTCTTGGACTGTTTCTACAAAAGTATTCATTACCGAAGCTAAATCACTTGCATTATTAGCCTGTGTTTCAGAACCAGCAGCTAATTCTTGAACAGTAGATGCCACTTGTTCTGATCCCATTTTCACTTCATCGGCAGATTGAGATAGTTCTTCACTATGACTAGTTAATGTCTCTGAAGTTTCGGAAACTTTTTTCATTGAATTTCTAAGATTTTTATGTAATAAATTCATAGCATCTGCCAATCTACTTATTTCATCTTTTGATTTAATGAGCAATAGTTCTTTCGTTAAATCACCATTTGCAAGA harbors:
- a CDS encoding chemotaxis protein, encoding MKKQAKSKPDFHSSIKSKLIGISILLLIVPMIVIGMTSYQKSSTSLEQIGKTNLQNSVEFTLATIEAYNSEVSKGTISLESAQEKVKGIILGEKNGDGTRKINASIDLGENGYMIVYSQEGTRIAHPSKEGASAWDDEDENGIKFAQEMIKIANNGGGFTFYNSALPNNKEQIEEKVSYSKVDPNWEWVVTASTYMTDFNQPATELFNIILIVSGISIILGVIIIWFSANLITKPILKVTEQMGYLANGDLTKELLLIKSKDEISRLADAMNLLHKNLRNSMKKVSETSETLTSHSEELSQSADEVKMGSEQVASTVQELAAGSETQANNASDLASVMNTFVETVQEANESGLRIEGNSKAVLSMTSDGAELMKQSIQQMEKIHSIVNESVEKVAGLDKQSQEISNLVTVIKDVADQTNLLALNAAIEAARAGEHGKGFAVVADEVRKLAEQVSNSVTDITGIVDNIQKETFIVSDSLKVGYKEVELGKTQIESTGETFEGISVAVTEMVNSITTIGKNLSEISASTQEMNSSVVEIASVSEESAAGIEQTSASVQQTSSIMEEVAGSSKHLANLAEELNTLVREFKL